In Arvicola amphibius chromosome 1, mArvAmp1.2, whole genome shotgun sequence, one DNA window encodes the following:
- the Il33 gene encoding interleukin-33, with protein sequence MGPKIKYSTSKISPAKLNKATGKTLVKTHKLPKSQQKTREICHIYEMKLRSGLIIRKETCYFEKESIKKYPQKSCKKHERDRSAAVKNKQPGVIGLKGASSKEGARRLDIESIKGISPVTQSHASLSTFNDQSVSFKVLKDGRYVINVEDSGKLQENDKMLLRYYESTESSSESGDGVDGKLLMVDMSPAKDTDIRLHANKQNHCVKLEKCQAPLPPAVFFVVHQKTSDYVSFECKNQPGTYIGVKDNQLALLEGEKNDDENIMFKLSK encoded by the exons ATGggacctaaaataaaatattcaacctCCAAAATTTCCCCGGCCAAGCTGAACAAGGCAACAGGCAAAACCCTGGTAAAAACTCACAAGCTACCAA AGTCCCAGCAGAAGACCAGAGAAATTTGCCACATCTACGAAATGAAGCTCCGTTCTGGCCTCATCATAAGAAAGGAGACCTGTTACTTTGAGAAAGAATCCATCAAAAAGTATCCGCAAAAATCAT GTAAAAAGCACGAAAGGGACcgctctgctgctgtgaagaacaAACAGCCTGGTGTAATCGGTTTGAAAGGTGCCAGTTCTAAAGAAGGTGCCAGACGACTTGACATAGAGAGTATCAAAG GGATTTCACCTGTTACACAATCTCATGCCTCCCTGAGCACATTCAATGACCAATCTGTTAGTTTCAAAGTTTTGAAGGACGGACGCTATGTGATCAATGTTGAAGATTCCGGAAAGCTCCAAGAAAACG ACAAGATGCTGCTACGTTACTATGAGTCTACGGAGTCCTCAAGTGAATCAG GTGATGGTGTGGATGGTAAGTTGCTGATGGTGGACATGAGTCCTGCGAAAGACACAGACATCAGGCTGCATGCCAATAAGCAGAACCACTGTGTGAAG cTTGAAAAGTGTCAAGCTCCACTGCCACCAGCAGTCTTTTTCGTCGTTCACCAAAAGACCTCCGACTATGTCTCATTTGAATGTAAGAATCAGCCTGGGACATACATAGGAGTGAAAGATAACCAGCTGGCTCTactagaaggagagaaaaatgacgatgaaaatattatgtttaaGCTTTCTAAATAA